A section of the Rhodobacter sp. genome encodes:
- the ruvX gene encoding Holliday junction resolvase RuvX → MPVFPETAAFVAALPAQGALAGLDLGEKTIGVAISDLRRGVATPMETVRRKKFTLDAARLIEIAQSRGLAGFVLGLPLNMDGTEGPRCQSTRAFARNLSALTDLPIGFWDERLSTVAAERALLDFDTSRAKRAQVIDHVAAGFILQGFLDRLAVMRR, encoded by the coding sequence ATGCCCGTCTTTCCCGAGACCGCCGCCTTTGTCGCCGCGTTGCCCGCTCAGGGCGCGCTGGCCGGCCTGGATCTGGGGGAAAAGACGATCGGTGTCGCGATCTCGGACCTCAGGCGCGGGGTGGCCACGCCGATGGAAACCGTCCGGCGCAAGAAATTCACCCTGGACGCCGCGCGTCTGATCGAGATCGCCCAGTCGCGCGGGCTGGCGGGCTTCGTTCTGGGCCTGCCGCTGAACATGGACGGAACCGAAGGGCCGCGCTGCCAGTCCACGCGCGCCTTTGCGCGGAACCTGTCGGCGCTGACCGACCTGCCGATCGGCTTCTGGGACGAACGGTTGTCCACCGTCGCGGCCGAACGGGCGCTGCTGGATTTCGATACCTCGCGGGCCAAGCGCGCGCAGGTGATCGATCATGTTGCCGCCGGGTTCATCCTGCAGGGGTTTCTGGACAGATTGGCCGTGATGCGTCGCTGA
- a CDS encoding response regulator yields the protein MTLFDKLTQERRARLTAEQRLDYRTRELDTALSQLDAARRELQSLRNQGRSSALEEAQRAAEVQVLHNRVREEAETAHRSAVMAERRLWDSVNTIRDGFAVFNRNQDLVIANQAYLGVFSGFSEVQPGIPYRRLVEILAYEGRVQLDGVKAEDWIAMMMARWEGERIDPIILTFSRGDTARIHDRRARGGDIVSLVRDITETQRHAAELEEARARAEAANRAKSAFLANMSHEIRTPMNGVVGMAELLSDTDLSDEQRLYADTIRSSGEALLNIINDVLDFSKIEADKLTLHPEPFDLERCIHEVLILLQAGARNRSIDLLMDYDLFLPTRFLADPGRMRQVMTNLIGNAVKFTQRGHVLIRVVGVETDAGHHQLNVTVEDTGIGIAPENIDRIFGEFAQVDDQSTRQFEGTGLGLAITRRLIELMGGQIWVESELGKGSCFGFSLTLPRAEDSEPLAALPILLHRVLVADDQLVNRTILDRQLVAQGLDVTLCASGAEAFEALSTHAPGYFDLLLTDHEMPGMSGLDLTAKLRAAGHTLPVILLSSAPTVVRDHPATSDLRAILQKPLLRHDLVRHLQALSNPQAEPRPRPLPAPAVVGSGSGRRMRLLTAEDNRTNRLVFSKMVADLAVDIRFAEDGAQAVEAFRAQRPDLIFMDISMPGMDGRTATRAIRQLPGGAQVPIIALTAHAMPSDQDDILAAGMDHVLTKPLKKPLLIDMIARYRPDETCPLETRLDDTG from the coding sequence ATGACGCTGTTCGACAAGCTCACGCAAGAACGCCGCGCGCGGCTGACCGCCGAACAGCGGCTGGATTATCGCACCCGTGAACTGGACACCGCGCTGTCCCAGCTCGATGCCGCCCGGCGTGAATTGCAAAGCCTGCGCAATCAGGGCCGATCCTCGGCGCTGGAGGAAGCGCAGCGCGCCGCCGAGGTGCAGGTGCTGCACAACCGTGTCCGCGAGGAAGCCGAAACCGCGCATCGCAGCGCCGTCATGGCGGAACGGCGCTTGTGGGATTCCGTGAACACCATTCGCGACGGCTTTGCCGTGTTCAACCGCAACCAGGATCTGGTGATCGCCAATCAGGCCTATCTGGGCGTGTTCTCGGGCTTTTCCGAGGTGCAGCCCGGCATCCCCTATCGCCGCCTGGTCGAGATCCTGGCCTATGAGGGGCGCGTGCAACTGGACGGCGTCAAGGCCGAGGACTGGATCGCGATGATGATGGCCCGGTGGGAGGGCGAGCGCATCGACCCGATCATCCTGACCTTCAGTCGCGGCGACACGGCGCGCATCCACGACCGGCGCGCGCGCGGCGGGGACATCGTCAGCCTGGTGCGCGACATCACCGAAACCCAGCGCCACGCCGCCGAGCTGGAGGAAGCGCGCGCCCGGGCCGAGGCCGCGAATCGTGCCAAATCCGCCTTTCTGGCGAACATGAGCCACGAGATCCGCACGCCGATGAACGGCGTCGTCGGCATGGCCGAACTGCTGTCGGACACCGATCTTTCCGACGAACAGCGCCTTTATGCCGATACCATCCGGTCCTCGGGCGAGGCGTTGCTCAACATCATCAACGACGTGCTCGACTTCTCCAAGATCGAGGCCGACAAACTGACCCTGCACCCCGAGCCCTTCGATCTGGAACGCTGCATCCATGAGGTGCTGATCCTGTTGCAGGCCGGGGCGCGCAACCGCTCGATCGACCTGTTGATGGACTATGACCTGTTCCTGCCGACCCGGTTCCTGGCCGATCCGGGGCGGATGCGGCAGGTGATGACCAATCTCATCGGCAACGCGGTCAAGTTCACCCAACGGGGCCATGTGCTGATCCGCGTCGTCGGGGTCGAAACCGACGCCGGCCACCACCAGTTGAATGTCACGGTGGAAGACACCGGCATCGGTATCGCGCCTGAGAACATCGATCGCATCTTCGGCGAATTCGCCCAGGTGGACGACCAATCCACCCGCCAGTTCGAAGGCACCGGTCTGGGCCTGGCGATCACGCGGCGGCTGATCGAATTGATGGGCGGGCAGATCTGGGTCGAAAGCGAGCTGGGCAAGGGGTCGTGCTTTGGCTTTTCACTGACGCTGCCGCGCGCCGAGGACAGCGAACCCCTGGCGGCGCTGCCGATCCTGCTGCACCGCGTTCTTGTGGCGGATGACCAACTCGTCAACCGCACGATCCTGGACCGCCAACTGGTCGCGCAAGGGCTCGATGTGACGCTCTGCGCCTCGGGGGCCGAGGCCTTCGAAGCCCTGTCCACCCATGCGCCCGGGTATTTCGACCTGCTGCTGACCGACCACGAGATGCCGGGCATGAGCGGGCTGGACCTGACCGCGAAACTGCGCGCTGCCGGTCACACGCTGCCGGTGATCCTGCTCAGTTCGGCGCCCACGGTGGTGCGCGATCACCCGGCCACGTCGGACCTGCGCGCGATCTTGCAAAAACCGCTGCTGCGGCACGATCTGGTGCGGCACCTTCAGGCGCTCTCCAATCCCCAGGCCGAGCCGCGCCCGCGTCCGCTGCCGGCGCCAGCGGTCGTCGGGTCGGGATCGGGGCGACGGATGCGCCTGCTCACGGCCGAGGACAACCGGACCAACCGGCTGGTGTTTTCCAAGATGGTCGCGGATCTGGCGGTCGATATCCGCTTTGCCGAAGATGGCGCCCAGGCGGTCGAGGCGTTTCGCGCCCAACGACCGGACCTGATCTTCATGGATATTTCGATGCCGGGCATGGACGGCCGCACGGCCACCCGCGCAATCCGCCAGTTGCCGGGCGGCGCGCAGGTCCCGATCATCGCGCTGACCGCCCATGCCATGCCCAGCGATCAGGACGACATCCTGGCCGCCGGCATGGATCACGTGCTGACCAAGCCGCTGAAGAAGCCCCTGCTGATCGACATGATTGCCCGCTATCGCCCCGACGAGACCTGCCCGCTGGAGACCCGGCTGGACGACACCGGCTGA
- a CDS encoding sarcosine oxidase subunit beta family protein — translation MTRYSVFAIAREAMRQHSGWQRAWASPQPKPHYDVIIVGAGGHGLATAYYLGKNFGITNVAIIEKGWLGGGNTGRNTTIIRSNYLQDPSAAIYEKARSLYETLSQDLNYNVMFSPRGVMMLAQTEHEVRGYKRTAYANALQGVDTRWIGPAEVKRLVPIMNIEGPRYPVLGALWQARGGTARHDAVAWGYARACSQMGMHVIQNCEVTGVESVGGVVSAVNTTKGTIGCGKLGIVVAGHSGHLANMAGFRLPVESVALQAMVSEPIKPAIDCVVMANTVHGYLSQSDKGEMVIGGGADHFNNYTQRGSWMHIEETVRALVETFPMLSRLKMLRQWGGIVDMTGDRSPIISKTPLGNTFINCGWGTGGFKSIPGSGWAMAELVAKGEPGSLARDFSMFRFREGRFIDESVAAGVAH, via the coding sequence ATGACTCGGTATTCGGTCTTTGCCATCGCCCGTGAAGCGATGCGCCAGCATTCAGGCTGGCAACGCGCCTGGGCCTCGCCCCAACCCAAGCCGCATTATGACGTCATCATCGTCGGTGCCGGCGGGCATGGGCTGGCAACGGCGTATTACCTGGGCAAGAATTTCGGCATCACCAATGTCGCGATCATCGAAAAGGGCTGGCTGGGCGGCGGCAACACCGGGCGGAACACCACGATCATCCGCTCGAACTATCTGCAGGACCCGTCGGCCGCGATCTATGAAAAGGCGCGCTCGCTCTACGAGACGCTCAGCCAGGACCTGAACTATAACGTCATGTTCAGCCCGCGCGGCGTGATGATGCTGGCGCAGACCGAACACGAGGTTCGCGGCTACAAGCGCACCGCCTATGCGAACGCACTGCAGGGCGTCGACACCCGCTGGATCGGCCCGGCCGAGGTCAAGCGCCTGGTGCCGATCATGAACATCGAGGGCCCGCGCTATCCCGTGCTGGGCGCGCTGTGGCAGGCCCGTGGCGGCACCGCGCGCCACGACGCCGTCGCCTGGGGCTATGCCCGGGCATGTTCGCAGATGGGGATGCATGTCATCCAGAACTGCGAGGTGACCGGCGTCGAAAGCGTGGGTGGCGTGGTCTCGGCGGTGAACACCACCAAGGGCACGATCGGCTGTGGCAAGCTGGGGATCGTCGTCGCCGGGCATTCGGGCCATCTGGCGAACATGGCGGGCTTCCGTCTGCCGGTCGAATCGGTCGCGTTGCAGGCGATGGTGTCGGAACCGATCAAGCCGGCGATCGACTGCGTGGTCATGGCGAACACCGTGCACGGGTATCTGTCGCAGTCCGACAAGGGCGAAATGGTCATCGGCGGCGGCGCCGACCATTTCAACAACTACACGCAGCGCGGCTCGTGGATGCATATCGAGGAAACGGTGCGGGCGCTGGTGGAAACCTTCCCGATGCTGTCGCGCCTGAAGATGCTGCGCCAATGGGGCGGGATCGTGGACATGACCGGCGACCGCTCGCCGATCATCTCGAAAACGCCGCTGGGCAACACCTTCATCAACTGCGGCTGGGGCACCGGCGGGTTCAAGTCGATCCCGGGTTCGGGGTGGGCGATGGCGGAACTGGTCGCCAAGGGCGAGCCGGGATCGTTGGCGCGCGACTTTTCGATGTTCCGCTTCCGCGAGGGGCGCTTCATCGACGAAAGCGTGGCGGCGGGGGTGGCGCATTGA
- a CDS encoding sarcosine oxidase subunit gamma, with protein sequence MSDAVSALAGAHSTGMVDLADAGLQGMITLRGDLSSGALADAVRAATGAEVPARRRVATGDRGQALWMSPDELLLVVPYAQAATTVAALETALAGEFATAANVSDARAMVTIKGIEARNVLAKLCPVDFRDFAVGDLRRTRAAQVAAAIWREDENDWRLVCFRSVAGYVWGALATVAQPGGEVGLYR encoded by the coding sequence ATGTCTGATGCAGTCAGCGCATTGGCCGGGGCGCACAGCACCGGCATGGTGGATCTGGCGGACGCCGGGTTGCAAGGGATGATCACGCTGCGGGGCGACCTGTCGTCCGGCGCGCTGGCCGATGCCGTGCGCGCCGCGACCGGGGCCGAAGTCCCGGCGCGCCGCCGCGTCGCCACCGGCGACCGGGGGCAGGCGCTGTGGATGTCGCCGGACGAGCTGCTGCTGGTCGTGCCCTACGCGCAAGCCGCGACCACGGTCGCCGCACTGGAAACGGCGCTGGCGGGCGAGTTCGCCACCGCCGCGAACGTGTCCGATGCCCGCGCCATGGTGACGATCAAGGGGATCGAGGCACGGAATGTTCTGGCCAAGCTCTGCCCCGTCGATTTCCGCGACTTCGCGGTGGGCGATTTGCGCCGCACCCGCGCCGCACAGGTCGCCGCCGCGATCTGGCGCGAAGACGAGAACGACTGGCGGTTGGTGTGCTTCCGTTCGGTCGCCGGTTACGTCTGGGGCGCGCTGGCCACGGTCGCGCAGCCGGGCGGCGAGGTCGGTCTCTATCGCTGA
- the ccmI gene encoding c-type cytochrome biogenesis protein CcmI: MTIWWFLGPALALCVLVVGLIALGLARGARVRASEPGEKREMRIYADQLKEIDRDRARGLIPADEAERMRAETARRLLEADRKTSAETVESPRAMRRVALVLALSVPIGAGLLYLREGVPGMGDEPLALRFAQAAEMRAARPSQDVLETDWANDPNRPAAPQVDQTYLDLMTRLREAVANRPGDAQGLRLLAVNEGNLGNHAASARAWGQLIDVEGQDAPVADLSALAEAMVLATGGIVSPQAEVVLQRILERDPRNGSARFYLGWMFIQTGRPDLSFRIWRGLLEDSNPDDPWVPSLRQALPELAQIAGVRYTLPPEGGSRGPSAADMAAAADMTSGERQQMIGNMVEGLAARLSNQGGTPEEWARLINALGVLGQADRARSIWAEARQVFADQPDAMAQIDAAARQQGFSD, encoded by the coding sequence ATGACGATCTGGTGGTTCCTTGGTCCGGCGCTGGCATTGTGCGTGCTGGTGGTCGGCTTGATCGCGCTGGGCCTGGCCCGTGGCGCCCGCGTGCGCGCGTCCGAACCTGGCGAGAAACGCGAGATGCGCATCTACGCCGATCAGTTGAAAGAAATCGACCGCGACCGGGCCCGAGGCCTGATCCCCGCGGACGAGGCCGAGCGGATGCGCGCCGAGACCGCCCGCCGCCTGCTCGAAGCCGATCGCAAGACCAGCGCCGAAACCGTCGAATCGCCACGCGCGATGCGGCGGGTCGCGCTGGTGCTGGCCCTGTCGGTGCCGATCGGCGCCGGGCTGCTCTATCTGCGCGAGGGCGTGCCCGGGATGGGTGACGAACCGCTGGCGCTGCGGTTCGCGCAGGCGGCCGAAATGCGCGCCGCGCGGCCCAGCCAGGACGTGCTGGAAACCGACTGGGCCAACGATCCCAACCGGCCCGCCGCGCCGCAGGTCGATCAGACCTATCTGGACCTGATGACCCGCTTGCGCGAGGCCGTCGCCAACCGTCCCGGCGATGCGCAGGGGCTGCGCCTGCTGGCCGTGAACGAGGGGAACCTGGGCAATCACGCGGCCTCGGCCCGGGCCTGGGGCCAGTTGATCGATGTCGAGGGGCAGGATGCCCCCGTCGCGGACCTGTCCGCGCTGGCCGAGGCGATGGTGCTGGCGACCGGCGGCATCGTCTCGCCGCAGGCCGAGGTCGTGCTGCAACGCATCCTGGAACGCGACCCGCGCAACGGGTCGGCGCGGTTCTACCTGGGCTGGATGTTCATTCAGACCGGGCGGCCCGATCTGAGCTTCCGCATCTGGCGCGGGCTGCTTGAAGACAGCAACCCCGACGATCCTTGGGTGCCCTCGCTCAGGCAGGCGCTGCCCGAACTGGCGCAGATCGCGGGTGTTCGTTACACCTTGCCGCCCGAAGGCGGCAGCCGGGGCCCCTCGGCCGCCGACATGGCGGCAGCGGCGGACATGACCTCGGGCGAGCGTCAGCAGATGATCGGAAACATGGTCGAGGGGCTGGCCGCCCGGCTGTCCAACCAGGGCGGCACGCCCGAGGAATGGGCGCGCCTCATCAATGCGCTGGGCGTTCTGGGACAGGCCGACCGCGCGCGCAGCATCTGGGCCGAGGCCCGGCAGGTGTTCGCCGACCAGCCCGACGCCATGGCACAGATCGACGCCGCCGCCCGCCAACAGGGGTTCAGCGACTGA
- a CDS encoding YggT family protein: MLSLLTIILLILKVIWYIVIAHVIMSWLINFQVLNLRQPLVAQIWDGLNRILNPVYSRIRRFLPDMGGLDLSPMIVLLGIYAIQIVIANNLPAFY, translated from the coding sequence ATGCTGTCGCTGCTCACGATCATCCTCCTGATCCTCAAGGTGATCTGGTATATCGTCATCGCCCATGTCATCATGAGCTGGCTCATCAACTTCCAGGTGCTGAACCTGCGCCAACCCCTGGTCGCGCAAATCTGGGACGGGCTGAACCGGATTCTCAATCCGGTCTACAGCCGTATCCGCCGGTTCCTGCCCGACATGGGCGGGCTGGATCTGTCCCCGATGATCGTGCTGTTGGGGATCTATGCGATCCAGATCGTCATCGCCAACAACCTGCCCGCCTTCTACTGA
- a CDS encoding acetyl-CoA C-acyltransferase family protein produces the protein MDEIVILSGARTAIGTFGGSLAGIPVSQTATHVTKAALERAGVAPAQIGTVVFGHVINTEPRDAYLSRVAAIQAGIPDSVPAMNVNRLCGSGAQAIVSAVQALALGDAQFALAGGAESMSRAPYILPAARWGQKMGDVGAQDMMLGALTCPFGTGHMGVTAENVARECGVTREAQDAFALESQVRAARAIAEGRFKDQIAPIMVKSRKGEVAFDTDEHPKATSLEALAGLRPAFDKAGTVTAGNASGINDGAGAVVLARADAAEAAGLKPRARVVGYAVAGVRPEVMGIGPIPAVEALLKRTGLSVADFDVIESNEAFAAQALAVNAGLGLDPARVNPNGGAIALGHPVGATGAIVTVKAMYELERIGGRYGLITMCIGGGQGIALAIERL, from the coding sequence ATGGACGAGATCGTCATCCTCAGCGGCGCCCGCACCGCCATCGGCACCTTCGGCGGAAGCCTGGCGGGCATCCCCGTGTCGCAGACCGCGACCCATGTGACCAAGGCTGCGCTGGAACGCGCCGGTGTCGCGCCCGCGCAGATCGGCACGGTGGTCTTTGGCCATGTCATCAACACCGAGCCGCGCGACGCCTATCTGTCGCGCGTGGCGGCGATCCAGGCGGGCATCCCCGACAGTGTCCCGGCGATGAACGTGAACCGGCTGTGCGGATCGGGCGCGCAGGCGATCGTGTCCGCGGTGCAGGCGCTGGCGCTGGGCGACGCGCAATTCGCGCTTGCCGGTGGTGCCGAATCGATGAGCCGCGCGCCCTATATCCTGCCCGCCGCCCGCTGGGGCCAGAAGATGGGCGATGTCGGCGCGCAGGACATGATGCTGGGCGCGCTGACCTGTCCGTTCGGCACGGGCCACATGGGCGTCACGGCGGAAAACGTCGCGCGCGAATGCGGTGTCACCCGCGAGGCACAGGATGCCTTTGCCCTGGAAAGCCAGGTGCGCGCGGCGCGGGCGATCGCCGAGGGCCGCTTCAAGGATCAGATCGCGCCGATCATGGTCAAGAGCCGCAAGGGCGAGGTCGCTTTTGACACCGACGAACACCCCAAGGCGACCAGCCTCGAGGCGCTGGCGGGGTTGCGCCCGGCCTTTGACAAGGCGGGCACCGTGACGGCGGGCAACGCCTCGGGGATCAACGACGGCGCCGGGGCGGTGGTGCTTGCGCGCGCCGACGCGGCCGAAGCGGCGGGGCTGAAACCCCGCGCTCGCGTCGTTGGCTATGCCGTGGCCGGGGTCCGCCCGGAAGTGATGGGCATCGGCCCGATCCCCGCGGTCGAGGCGCTGCTCAAACGCACCGGTCTTTCGGTCGCGGATTTCGACGTCATCGAATCGAACGAGGCCTTTGCCGCGCAGGCCCTGGCGGTCAACGCAGGCCTGGGACTGGACCCGGCCCGCGTGAACCCCAACGGCGGCGCCATCGCGCTGGGCCACCCGGTGGGCGCCACGGGCGCCATCGTCACGGTCAAGGCGATGTATGAACTCGAACGCATCGGTGGCCGCTATGGCCTGATCACCATGTGCATCGGCGGCGGCCAGGGGATCGCGCTGGCAATCGAGCGTCTCTGA
- a CDS encoding DUF1289 domain-containing protein, protein MNQLSKGTIWQRDEIDSPCVKICVIHPRAGICAGCYRTLDEIAAWSAMAPESRAQLMTELPGRASQLKKRRGGREGRLAADGADD, encoded by the coding sequence ATGAACCAGCTTTCCAAGGGCACGATCTGGCAACGCGACGAGATCGACAGCCCCTGCGTGAAGATCTGCGTGATCCACCCCAGGGCCGGGATCTGCGCGGGCTGCTATCGCACCCTCGACGAGATCGCCGCCTGGTCCGCGATGGCACCCGAATCCCGTGCGCAACTGATGACCGAACTGCCCGGACGGGCGAGCCAGTTGAAGAAGCGGCGTGGCGGCCGCGAGGGGCGTCTGGCCGCCGATGGCGCCGACGACTGA
- a CDS encoding sarcosine oxidase subunit delta → MLLLTCPCCGVTAEETEFANGGEAHLKRFGPGSTDADYEAYMFARKNPRGVHFERWRHAFGCGKWFLMARDTMTLEVYGAYPAQTTEPPADITAKIKARRPEWEGYK, encoded by the coding sequence ATGCTGCTGCTGACCTGTCCCTGCTGCGGCGTCACCGCCGAGGAAACCGAGTTCGCCAATGGCGGCGAGGCGCATCTGAAGCGTTTTGGCCCCGGCTCGACCGATGCCGATTACGAGGCCTACATGTTCGCCCGCAAGAACCCGCGCGGCGTGCATTTCGAACGCTGGCGGCACGCCTTTGGCTGCGGCAAGTGGTTCCTGATGGCCCGCGACACCATGACGCTCGAGGTTTACGGCGCCTATCCCGCGCAGACCACCGAACCGCCCGCCGACATCACCGCAAAGATCAAGGCCCGCCGCCCCGAATGGGAGGGTTACAAATGA
- a CDS encoding (2Fe-2S)-binding protein — protein MSHRLQSGGRLIDRSRPMTFSFNGKALSGFAGDTLAAALLGAGQTLVGRSFKYHRPRGIVASGAEEPNALVGMGEGQRFEPNQRTTTTELFSGLKAISQNHWPSLDFDIGAINAKLWRFFPAGFYYKMFIHPRPFWKWVYEPIVRQSAGLGKAPHPETRDADRYEQIYAFCDVLVAGGGIAGLAAARAAADAGQRVILVEQAAHWGGRAVVDGAEVEGQPAEAWVEATLAHLSGLAHVTVLSRTMVSGVYDHGYALAYQRVADHQPGADMPRHRLWRIRAGEIVNAAGAIERPLSFAGNDLPGVMLASAVRDYVVNWGVTPGRRVVVVTNNDDAYRTALALHAAGVTVAAVIDARTEATGALPARVRAAGIRIAEHTAIRHVEGGKAVTGLALCRFDSDGGAVTETLACDAVAMSGGWSPVVHLWSHCGGKLTWDDARALFRPDPNRPPLNQDGKGYVRCVGAANGDLGDEGDAPMMPVWMMPAQAGYLLRAKMWLDPQNDVKVSDVQLAAKEGYESVEHTKRYTTLGMATDQGKLSNINGLAILSDALGQPIPQTGTTTFRPPYTPISLGAIAAEARGEIFQPLRKTPMHDWHESHGVHWEPVGHWRRPFCYPRDGESHAHAVSREITQVRGSVGLLDASTLGKLVVKGPDAGRFVDMLYTNLMSTLPVGKCRYGLMCNENGFLSDDGVVARLSEDTWLCHTTSGGADRIHAWMEDWLQCEWWDWKVHVVNLTEQFAQIAVVGPNARKVLEKLGGMDVSRDSFAFMDWREGKLGGFDARAFRISFSGELSYEIAVPAAQGLAFWERLLEAGAEFGIMPYGTEALHVLRAEKGFIMIGDETDGTVIPQDLGLNWAISKKKADFLGKRGMEREAMVSPDRWKLVGLETLDGSVLGDGALAPLPGRNDNGQALTQGRVTSTYFSPTLGKGIAMGLVHRGPDRMGDVIEFQTETGGRVAARIVDPCFYDKAGDKQNV, from the coding sequence ATGAGCCATCGACTGCAATCCGGGGGCCGCCTGATCGACCGCTCGCGCCCCATGACCTTCAGCTTCAACGGCAAGGCGCTCAGCGGGTTCGCGGGCGACACGCTGGCCGCGGCCCTTCTGGGCGCGGGGCAGACGCTGGTCGGCCGGTCGTTCAAATACCACCGCCCGCGCGGCATCGTCGCCTCGGGCGCCGAGGAACCGAACGCGCTGGTCGGCATGGGCGAGGGGCAGCGGTTCGAACCGAACCAGCGCACCACCACGACCGAGCTGTTCTCGGGCCTGAAGGCGATCAGCCAGAACCACTGGCCCAGCCTCGATTTCGACATCGGCGCGATCAACGCCAAGCTGTGGCGCTTTTTCCCGGCGGGCTTCTACTACAAGATGTTCATCCACCCGCGCCCGTTCTGGAAATGGGTCTACGAACCCATTGTCCGCCAGTCGGCCGGTCTGGGCAAGGCGCCGCACCCCGAAACCCGTGACGCCGACCGCTACGAGCAGATCTACGCCTTTTGCGACGTGCTGGTCGCGGGCGGCGGGATCGCCGGTCTGGCCGCTGCGCGGGCGGCCGCGGATGCAGGCCAGCGGGTGATTCTGGTCGAACAGGCCGCGCATTGGGGTGGCCGCGCCGTCGTCGATGGCGCCGAGGTCGAGGGCCAGCCGGCCGAGGCCTGGGTGGAGGCGACGCTCGCCCATCTGAGCGGCCTGGCCCATGTCACCGTGCTGAGCCGCACCATGGTTTCGGGCGTTTACGACCACGGCTATGCGCTGGCCTATCAACGCGTGGCCGATCACCAGCCGGGCGCCGACATGCCCCGCCACCGCCTGTGGCGCATCCGCGCGGGCGAGATCGTCAACGCCGCCGGCGCCATTGAACGACCGCTCAGCTTTGCCGGAAACGACCTGCCGGGGGTGATGCTGGCCTCGGCCGTGCGCGACTATGTGGTGAACTGGGGTGTGACCCCGGGCCGCCGCGTGGTGGTGGTGACCAACAACGACGACGCCTATCGCACCGCGCTGGCGCTGCACGCCGCCGGCGTCACCGTCGCCGCCGTGATCGACGCGCGCACCGAAGCGACCGGCGCCCTGCCCGCCCGGGTGCGCGCCGCCGGTATCCGGATCGCCGAACACACCGCCATCCGGCATGTCGAGGGCGGCAAGGCGGTGACCGGGCTCGCGCTGTGCCGCTTCGATTCCGACGGCGGCGCGGTCACCGAGACGCTGGCCTGCGACGCGGTCGCCATGTCGGGGGGCTGGTCGCCGGTCGTGCACCTGTGGTCGCATTGCGGTGGCAAGCTGACCTGGGACGACGCCCGCGCCCTGTTCCGCCCCGATCCGAACCGCCCGCCACTGAACCAGGACGGCAAGGGCTATGTTCGCTGCGTCGGCGCCGCGAACGGCGATCTGGGCGACGAGGGCGACGCGCCGATGATGCCCGTGTGGATGATGCCGGCGCAGGCCGGCTATCTGTTGCGCGCGAAAATGTGGCTGGACCCGCAGAACGACGTCAAGGTCTCGGATGTGCAACTGGCCGCGAAAGAGGGCTACGAATCGGTCGAGCACACCAAGCGGTATACCACGCTGGGGATGGCGACCGACCAGGGCAAGCTGTCCAACATCAACGGCCTGGCGATCCTGTCCGACGCACTGGGTCAGCCGATCCCGCAGACCGGAACCACCACCTTCCGCCCGCCCTATACGCCGATCTCGCTGGGCGCCATCGCCGCCGAGGCCCGGGGCGAGATCTTCCAGCCGCTGCGCAAGACCCCGATGCACGACTGGCACGAAAGCCACGGCGTGCACTGGGAGCCGGTCGGCCATTGGCGCCGCCCCTTCTGCTACCCGCGCGACGGCGAAAGTCATGCCCATGCCGTCAGCCGCGAGATCACGCAGGTGCGCGGCTCGGTCGGGCTGCTCGATGCCTCGACCCTGGGCAAGCTGGTGGTCAAGGGACCGGACGCGGGCCGCTTCGTGGACATGCTCTACACCAACCTCATGAGCACCCTGCCGGTCGGCAAATGCCGCTATGGCCTGATGTGCAACGAGAACGGGTTCCTGTCGGACGACGGCGTGGTCGCGCGCCTGTCCGAGGACACCTGGCTGTGCCACACCACATCTGGCGGGGCGGATCGCATCCACGCCTGGATGGAGGACTGGCTTCAGTGCGAATGGTGGGACTGGAAGGTCCACGTCGTCAATCTGACCGAACAGTTCGCGCAGATCGCCGTCGTCGGCCCCAACGCCCGCAAGGTGCTGGAAAAGCTGGGCGGCATGGACGTGAGCCGCGACAGCTTCGCCTTCATGGACTGGCGTGAGGGCAAGCTGGGCGGCTTCGACGCGCGCGCCTTCCGCATCTCGTTCTCGGGCGAGTTGAGCTATGAGATCGCCGTGCCCGCCGCGCAGGGCCTGGCGTTCTGGGAGCGGCTGCTCGAAGCCGGCGCCGAATTCGGCATCATGCCGTATGGCACCGAGGCCCTGCACGTCCTGCGGGCCGAAAAGGGCTTCATCATGATCGGGGATGAAACCGACGGCACGGTGATCCCGCAGGACCTGGGGCTGAACTGGGCGATCTCAAAGAAAAAGGCCGACTTCCTGGGCAAACGCGGCATGGAACGCGAGGCCATGGTTTCCCCTGACCGCTGGAAGCTGGTCGGGCTGGAAACGCTGGACGGATCGGTCCTGGGCGACGGCGCGCTGGCGCCGCTGCCCGGCAGGAACGACAATGGCCAGGCGCTGACGCAGGGCCGCGTCACCTCGACCTATTTCTCGCCCACGCTGGGCAAGGGCATCGCCATGGGCCTGGTCCATCGCGGCCCCGACCGCATGGGCGACGTGATCGAGTTCCAGACCGAAACCGGCGGACGGGTCGCCGCGCGGATCGTCGATCCGTGTTTCTACGACAAGGCAGGGGACAAGCAGAATGTCTGA